A segment of the Nitrospina gracilis 3/211 genome:
TCCGTGAGTGCGGGGTTCACGAACACACCCTGACGCAAAGCCACCATGCGGTATAGCTCCGGCACTTCATACGTGAAATCGTGTTTCTTTGGGATGGCCAGCTTTCCGTACAAATCGTATTTGTCCATGAGCAAAAGAGTTTCAATGAGCACGGATTTTTCATTGTCGCCCATGTCCATAATGTTTTTGCGAATGCCCAGAAAAACGGCCAGGTTGGCAATGGCCTGCAGCTCCTTGCTCTCGCCGTAAGCCTGAATGAGTGCGCCGATGTTTTTTCGTTTGTCCGGACGGCACAAAGCAAGAATGAGCGGCTTGTCCGTGTTCAGGAAAAACCGGTTCAACTCGTTGTTGATGGCCACCCGCGCCTGGCGGCTGTGTTCGTTTTCCTGATCCTCCGCGTAATAAGGAAAGAACCGTTCCAGATCAAGCCCCGGGGGATTGACCAGGTATTCAGGAACGGTGTTGTGCTCGTACATCCCATATTGCTGTTCCACCTCCTGGTGGGTGCTGGTGACCACCAGGTCGGCGCAACCGACAATTTTCTCTTCCACCCGGATCCGGTAATCAATGTGATACTTCCGGTTCATGTCCTCGTCGGACAGGCCCTCGTCGCACAGCTTGGATTTTTTGGCTTTGCCCAGTGAGTGCCCGGTGAACACGAACGGCACACCGAACAAGGACGCGAGGTGTCTCGCCACGTAACCTCCGTCGGCATAATGCCCGTGAACGAGATAAGGGATGTTGTCCTCGCGCTTGATGTACTTAACCGTCTTGTCGATGAATTCGTCGAGGTGGTTCCACAGCAATTCTTTGCGGATGTATTTGCCGCCGCCGCAGGGAATGCGAACGATACGGACCTTGTCGGTGAGATTTTCCACCGGAACAGAATAATCTTCCGACACACGGCGGTCGCGTATGAGACGCGTGAACAGGTCCACCCGCCGAACTTCCGGACGCTTGCCCAGTTCTTCAGCCAGTTCGATGACGTACTTCACCTGTCCGCCGGTATCCGCGTCCCGGCCCATTTCAATGTTCCGGGAGCGGACCAAACCGTGAATGCTGAACATCATGATGTACAGGCCCTGGCTGTTCTGACCCATTACCTGACCAGTCGATAAGGTTGGTAAAGTTTGTCGTCGCCGGGTAACGCGCCCTCCAACCCGCACAAGCCGGTGGCAAACACGCAGGAGCGCTCGAGGACCGTTTGCAACGGCCAGCTTGCCATGTAGCCCAGCGACAGCATGGAACTGAACCCGTCTCCCGCACCGACGGAATCCACGAATTCCATGCTGTCATCGGGAGTGCAGTAGAAAGGTTCCCGGTTTCCCGTTTCATAAATGACGCTGGCCTTACTTCCATTGGTCACGCAGACCAACCCCAGCTTGAAACGTTCCGCCAGGAAGCGTGGGAGCTCCGCAACCGTTTTATCTATGTCAAGAAGCCTTTTGATTTCCTGAAGCTCGTGCCGGTTGGCCTTCAGGATGTCGCAATTTTTGAGCGAATTTTCGATCACATCCCGGTCGTAAAACGGAGCACGCAGGTTGATATCCAGTAGGAAGGTGGACTTCCATCCCAGTTTTTTCTGAATCTCATGCAACGTTTCCCGGGATTTGCCGTTTCGCTGGATGAGGGTGCCGAAGTATGTGAACGGTATGTCATCACGAAAACGTTTTTGGAGATACACATCGACCTCAATGAAATCGTAAGCACGGTCCGGCAAAATTTCGAATCGATGCCCGTTGCTGGAATCGGAATTGACCGTCACCTCTCCCGTCGGATGATGAGGATCGATCTGGATGCCCTCGGTGGGGAATCCGTGGTTTCTGGCAAATTCGAGAATCTCACGGCCCTCGGCATCGTCTCCGACCCGGCTGATAAAATGCACGGGAATGCCCATCTTGTGAAGATGAAAGGCATAATTGAACGGCGCTCCTCCCAGCCGCTTTCCACTCTCAAACTTGTCAAACAGGACCTCGCCCATTACAAGAACCGGTCCGTAAGGTCGGTGCACCCGCATTCCAGATTCCTCCTCTCCAAACAATCTACAAATTTTTAAAACCAGTCAACAATCCGTTATTCTAAAATCCTCTTCGTCAAAATACATCATATTATTTTTATCGATGTGCACGGCCACCCGTTCTCCTTCCCGCAGGTCGGAATATTCGCACACACCACACAGAGAAACACCTCCCAACGACACCGTGGCGAAAGTCCGGTCTCCCAGCGACTGCACCCACAGGACCTGACAGATCCCGGTTTCATCAGGGAGAATCCGTACGTGTTCCGAGCGGATGCCGGCTTTCACGGCGGTTTTCGGAATCGGTTCCTGAAACAGTTGGTTCAACCCTTGTTGTTCAAGGACATTAAACGGAGGAAAGCCAAAAAACCGGGCAATTTCCAAGGCCGCCGGTTCCCGGTACAGGGCCGCAGGCGACGCCACCTGCCTGATGCGTCCCCCGGATAGGAAAGCCACGCGATCGCCCAGAACCATCGCCGAATGCGCGTCGTGCGTCACGTAAACGAATGTTTTTCCCAATTGACGGTGGAGGTGTTTGAGTTCGACCTGCAGGTGGTCACGAAGCTGCGGGTCCAGATTACTGAGCGGTTCATCGAACAGGAACACGGCAGGATCCCGAACCAGCGCCCGACCAATGGCCACCCGCTGTTTCTGTCCGCCGGACAACTGGGCCGGAATCTGGCCACGGACGTCTGCCAGATGGAGACGCTCAAGCGTTTCCTCCACTTGGACCTCCATACTCGCTTTCGACCATTTCATATTCTCCAGCGGGAAGCGGATGTTCTCCTCAACCGTCATGTGCGGGTAAAGCGCATAATCCTGAAACACATACGCGACATTGCGCCGGGACACATCCTGCGCCGTGACGTCGCGCCCTGAGAACAGAATGCGGCCGGATTCCGGTGTCAGCAATCCCGCGATCAGGTTGAGCAGGGTGGTTTTACCACAGCCGCTCGCACCCAGAACGATGAGGAACTCGCTCTGCTCGATATCGAGGTCGATGTCATCCAGAACCCGTCGTTTGCCGAAGCGGTGTGCGATGTGTTCGAGACGTATGGTGCTCATATTTAACCTTTTATTCCACTTCCCACCAGTCCGCGTACCAGGTATTTCTGTGCCCCGACCACCGCCAGCAGAATGGGGAATGTGACCAGGGAACTGGCGGCGGCAATTTCTCCCCAAGGAAATTCGTATTGACCCGTGAACAAGGTGATCCCCACAGGAATGGTGCGCGACGCGTAGGACGTGGTGTACGTCAAGGCAAACAGGAATTCGTTCCAGCAGAAGATGATTCCGAGCAGTCCCGCACACACCATGCCCGGAACGCCGAGGGGAAGGTACACACGCCGGAACGCGGTCCAAGCGCCGCATCCGTCCACCCGCGCCGCGTGGTACAACGTGCGCGGAATTTCCTCGAAAAACCGTGTCATCACCCACACCACGAGCGGCACGGTGAACATGCTGTACACGAGGACGAGCCCCCATACCGTGTCCATTCCCCCCAGAACCCCCAACACTTCATACAGTGGCGTCACCACCGCCACCTGCGGCAGCATGAACACCACCAGCAGAGCCAGAAGGGCCATCTCGCGGTTCCGCGTCATCAGCACACTCAATCCGAACGCACCCATCGTTCCCACCACCACCGACACCCCCGTCGCACCCAGCGACACATAAAGGCTGTTCGCCACAACATTCAGGAACGCGTCGTTCTGCAAAACNNNNNNNNNNNNNNNNNNNNNNNNNNNNNNNNNNNNNNNNNNNNNNNNNNNNNNNNNNNNNNNNNNNNNNNNNNNNNNNNNNNNNNNNNNNNNNNNNNNNCCACCCCGTCGCACCCAGCGACACATAAAGGCTGTTCGCCACAACATTCAGGAACGCGTCGTTCTGCAAAACGGAACGGTAGTTCTCCAAACTGAACGCCTGTGGCCATATCGGCGGCAGTTGCGCCACCGTGCCGGGAGGCTTCACCGAGGTGACCCAAAGCCAGATAAAAGGCCCCAGGCTCCACGCGAACAACACGAACAGGAAAAGAAAATGGTTCATCCGCCTCATACCGTCTGCCTCCGGTCTTTTAGGACGGCGGCAACAAGCCAGGTGAGGGCAATCATCATCCCCACTTGCACCAGCGCCACGGATGAACCGTACCCGAACTGCAACGCCTGAAAATAGGTGCGGTAAGCATAAATGGAAAGCGTTTCCGTGCTGTTGGCCGGGCCGCCGCCCGTCATCACATAAATCACGTCAAACACCCGGAAAGCATCGAGGAAACGCAAGACCAGTGCGGTGAGGATCACCCGCCGCAGGGCCGGAAGCAAAATGCGCATGAGCAGACGGAGCGGCGGTGTGCGGTCCACCCGCGCCGCCATCAAAAGAGATTCCGGAACGCGTTGAAGTCCTGCGAATAAAAGAAGCGTCATGAACGGGGTCGTCTTCCAAACGTCTGCCAGAATGGCGGCATGAAGAGCAAGGTCCGGATTCGCCAGCCAGTACACCGGGGCCTTCACTGCACCCAGTGTCTGCAGGATGTGGTTGACAATTCCCGCTTCCGAGTGAAACATCCACTGCCACAACCGCGCGCTGACCACATTTGGAATCGCCCAAGGCAGAAGCAGGATCGTTTTCCACCACACCGATCCCGCCCCGAACCGCAGGTACAGCGCAAACACAAAACCAATGAAAAATTCCAGCATCACGGACACGCCGGTGAAGTACAACGTGTTTGTCACCGATTTCCAGAAACGAAAATCTCCGCCGAACAGGTACTGATAATTGTCCAGCCCCACCCAGCGGTCGATCCCGAACAATGTCACCCTGGTTTTGAATCCGAGGATCACGATTTCGAAAAGCGGCCACGCCACTAAAAGTCCCGGAAGAATCAACAATGGCCCCAGAAACAGCAGGCGGTCTTTAAGTTCCTGTTTCATCGTCCAGCACCCGCGTCAAACGTTGAAGGTCCGCGTCTATCAACCGTATTGCCTCGTCCATGGAATACACCTCCCCCAGCCCACCGTTCAGATAGGCCTGCAGGGATTGCGACAGGGGCATGTACAGCGGCATGGTCGGACGCGGCACGGCCTGCTCCATAGCCTCGAACAGAACGTTTACAGGCGGCGCATCGAGAGGCGGGGCACCCTCCAAAACCGATTTGCGAGCCGGGGTCAATCCCAACTTGAGCCACAACTCGTGCTGAACATCAGGTCGTGTCAGAAACGCGATCCAAGCCTGTGCTGCTTCCGGTACCGGCGTGTCGCGATGCATTCCGAGCAAAAACCCGCCCAGCGTTCCATGTCCCGCCTCACCCCGTTCCACAGCTGGCAGGGGCGACATCCACACCCTGCCTGCAACCGGCGAATCCGGCTGTTGCAACAGCCGCCACGCATACGGCCAGTTGCGCATGAACACCGCTCGTCCGTTCTGGAAAACGTGGCGGCTCGACTCTTCCGCCATCGCCAAAACAGACCGCGGTGAGACTCCGTCGGTCAAAAGCCTTCGCATGAACCGCAGACGCGGTTCGATCAGGGCACGGTTCAATCGCTTTCCATTCCCAGGTAGCAGCCACGACTCGTCCCGCGGCAGAAACTCCATGAAGTTGCAGACCAGCCCCTCATATTGACGGCCCTGCCAGACAAATCCGTGAAGCCGGTCGTCCCCTTCCGCCTGCTTGATGGTTTGAACCATCGTCACCAACTCACCCCATGTAGCGGGTGGCTTGCTGAATCCATGCTTCTGCAACAGGTCTTTTCTCGAGTACATCACGCCGCTATCGACGAACAGAGGCACACCATATCGGGTTTCGCGGAACGTTCCTGCCTGCACGCTGGGGGCAAAGAAATCGTTCCACTCTTCCTCTGGCAAAATTTCATTGAGCGAAGAGAGCAATCCGGCGCGTGCGAATTCCGCCATCCAGATCACATCCAGCGCCAGCACATCGATACGGCCGGATCCACGGGTTTTCAAATGTGTCATGTAAAACTGGTGCTGGTCGTCGGTGCCGGTGGGAAGTTGATGCACCTGGACCCGGTAGCCGGGGTGAAGCTGATGGAACCGTTTGATCAGTGGGTCAAAGGTCGCGTTGAAACCGGGAAGGGAGAACTGGTAATAGTGAACCGTGTTGGGAGATTCCGGCGGCGTTCCGGAAAACAGACAGCCCGGAACCGCGAACAACAGGACCAGGGACACAATCCGCAGTATGACCATATATCTCCTGTGGAATGTGGAAAGGGGATGGTTACAGGGTACCACGGAATTTTTTATTTTGCAGTGAACCGGGCTGAGCCCGTATCCAACCGGGTTTGTCCGATGGAAAAACGTAGATCCGGAATCCCCTTTGTCGCGAATTCGGATTTCCCCACTTTGCAGAAAATCGGGCTGGGCCCGGGATAAGAAACGGAGGACACCCGGAAGATTCGAAAAGGGGTCAGGCGATTTTGCGGCTGGCGGCACGGTCCTTGGGCAGGCGGATTTTGAATCGCGTGCCCTCGCCCATCTTGCTTTCCACTTCGATGGTGCCGTTGTGCATCTCGACAATGTGCTTGCAGATACTGAGACCCAGCCCACTGCCGCCTTCGGAACGCGACCGGGCCTTGTCCACGCGGTAGAACCGGTCGAAAATCCACGGCAGATCTGTTTCCGGGATACCGATGCCGTTGTCCTGAATGCTGAGGAACGCGTAGTCTCCCAGATCCTGCAAAGTGATTTTAATGAGGCCCTTCTCCGGTGTGTACTTGACCGCATTGTGCAGGAGCGTCCACACCATCTGCTTCAGGCGATGTCCGTCACCAATGACCTCCGCCGACTCCAGGTAGGCGATCTTGATTTCGATCTGTTTTTCTTCCGCGAGAATTTCAACATTCTTGCACACATCCTCAATAACAGTGACGAGGTTGACGCGTTCCGTTTCCATGGGCAGTTGACCTTCGTCCGCCCGCGCGAGGATAAACAGGTCGTCAAGGATGTGCGACATGTAGTTGATCTCTTCCAGGTTGCTGGACAGCACCTCCTGGTACTCCGACGGCTTGCGCAGCTTGCTGAGCCCGAGCTCACTCTGCCCTTTCATCACCGTGAGCGGCGTACGCAGCTCGTGCGAGGCATCGCTGCTGAACTGGCGAATTTTGGCAAACGACCGTTCGAGGCGGTCCATCATGTCGTTGAACGTGAGAGCGAGGTTGCCGATTTCATCCTGAACCTCCGGTACCGGAATGCGCCGGCTGAGATCGCCGCCGCTGGCAATGTCGCGTGCGGTGTGCGTGATCTTCGCCACCGGTTCCAGCGACCGCCGCGCCAGGAACCGGCCTACCAGCGCGCTCAACAGCAAGACTGTCGGCACCCCGGTGAACAGGAAGATGCGCAGGTTGCGCATGGTTTCCTTGACACCTTCAAGCGACGTTCCTACTTGGATGAGGTTGACCAGTGTGCCGTCGCGGAGTACCGGCATGGTGATGACGCGGATAGGGTGGCCGTCGGCGACGGTGAAGGTCTCGTACGTCATCTCACCTTTCAACGCCCGTCCGTAGGCGTCCTGGGACAACGGAAATTTGGAGGCATCGATATTTTTGGAACGCGACCCGACGTTGCCGGAGCCATCGTAGATACGGTAGAACTTGTTGAGGTTGCCGTATCCCAGGAACTGCTCGAAAAGAAACTCGAGGCCCGGAAGCGGCGTGCGGGAGTAATCCAGTTGTGCGGTCTTGCGCACCACGCTGGCCGACAGCTTGAGCGAGTTGTCGATGCTTTCGTAAAGGCGGTTGTTGAGGAAGTAATAGAGGATGATGCTGAACAGAATCAGGATGATTCCCAGCAGGGCGACGTACAGGGCGGTCAGTCTGGAACGAATGGAATTGAATACCATCTTCTATTCCCTCATCACATATCCGACGCCCCTCAAGGTGTGCAGTAATTTGTGATCGTATTGCTTGTCGATCTTCTTGCGCAGGTGGTTGACGTACACATCAATGACATTGGTGAACGTATCGAAATTGTAATCCCACACGTGCTCGGCGATCATGGTCCGCGTCAGCACCTTTCCCGCGTTGCGCATGAAGTATTCCAGCAGGCTGTACTCCTTGCCCGTGAGTTCGATCTCCTCGCCGCCGCGCTTCACCTTGTGGCTGACCAGGTCAAGAGTCAGGTCGCCGACCTGCAGGAGGGTCTTGGTCTCGCTTTGCCCCCGCCGCATCAGCGAGCGGATCCGCGCCAGCAGTTCCGAGAAGGCGAAGGGCTTGGTCAGGTAATCGTCGGCGCCCTGGTTGAGCCCGGTCACCTTGTCCTCAACGGAATCCTTGGCAGTCAGCAGGATGATCGGGGTATTGATGTTCTTTCCGCGCAGGTGCGCGAGCACATCAAGCCCTTTGATCTTCGGCAACATGAGGTCGAGGATGATCAGGTCGTAGTGGTTCATCTCCGCCAGGTTCTGGCCTTCCTCTCCGTCGGTGGCCACATCGACGGCGTAGGTCTCCTCTTCCAAACCTTTCTTGATGAATCCGGCGACCTTTTTCTCGTCCTCAACGATCAAGATACGCATACCCACTACTTCGAGTTGTCATCCCATTTTTTCTGGACTTTGTGGAGATCGATCTCCCCTTTCAGCATCTGGACGTGCTTTTCACAGTCCTTGATCATGGCCGCATACATGGCGCGACAGGTTTCGTCATTGGCGTCTTCCATCGCCTCTTTGCATATTTTAAGCGCCTCCTCCGTGGTGGTGAGGGCTTTCAGGATATTTTCGTTGAACTTGCTGGTCATGAATTTGCTTCAGAAGGTATTGATATTTTTATTGTATCACCGATTCAATCGGAGGCTATTGTAAACCTTGCAATTTTTGGTTTCAATTTTCTTTACCGCCATCATCCTGATTTTCCTCGGCAAACCGCTGCCCGAACATATAGTGGACGAGCAGGATGCCGAAGGCCACACCCATGTAAGGGATGCCCTCCACCAGATAAATCATGATGCGGCCCACCACGCCGTAGTCGCGGGCGAAGTTGCCCAGAATCAGGGTGCCGGACCTCTCCAGCGCCATGAATATCATCTGGATAATGAGCCCGCAGACGAATCCGATAAATCCGCCGAACAGGTAGTAAACGTATTTCAAACTGGCCATTCCGGTGCCTCCGGGTCCGTGGGAAGAATTGCGGTGTTTTGCAGCAGCGTGAAATGGTATATTTCAGGCTTCACCATTATATAGATGAAACATCCACATTTGTACGGGGAATCGGCCATGAGACTTGAGAACAAGACCGTCATCATCACCGGCGGCGGTACCGGCATTGGCCTCGCCTGCGCAGAGCGGTTTCAAAAGGAAGGTGCGCGCCTCGCGTTGTTCGGACGGCGAAAAGACCCGCTGGAAGCGGCGGCCCGGCGGCTGGGAGCCAACGTCCTGGCCGTTCCGGGAGACATCACCAAAGAAGAAGACGTGGACCGGTTGATCGAAATCACCCTCAAGCAGTTCGGCCAGATCGACGTGCTGGTCAACAACGCGGGAACGCTAGGGGGCGGTGCCCTGCACGAGACCCCCAACGACATGTGGGATCAGGTGCTGGACATCAACCTGCGCGGTCTGTTCCTCCTGACCCGCCGGGTGCTGGCCCACATGGTCGAGCGGAAATCCGGCTCTCTCGTGCACATCAGTTCCATCCTCGGCCTCGTTGCCGTGCCGCAAACTGGAGCGTACAACGTCTCCAAGGGCGCCCTCAACCAGCTTTCCCGTTCGATTGCGGTGGAATACGGTCCCATGAACATCCGTTCCAACGCCGTCTGCCCCGGCATGGTGGAGACGGACATGACCGAGGAACTGCGCGGCAACGCCGAATTGATGGAAGACTGGAAAGAGCATTACTATCCCCTGCGACGGTTCGCAAAGGCGGAAGAGATCGCCAACGCCTGCCTGTTTCTGGCCAGCGACGAGTCGTCATTCATCACCGGCACCCTGCTTCCTGTGGACGGCGGCTTCACCGCCATGTAGAGAAAGTTGACGGCTTTTTCCGCCATGTATTAGAATCCGTAGATTCAATCCATTGCCCGGCCTCCGGCCGCAATGCAACCCGGCCCACGGCCCCGGAAACACACGCCCCATGAAATACGAAACGGTCATCGGACTGGAAGTCCACGCCCAGTTGAAAACCCGGTCCAAGATTTTCTGTTCCTGCTCCACCGAATTCGGCAAAGAGCCCAACGAGAACACCTGCCCGGTCTGCCTCGGCATGCCCGGCGTGCTTCCGGTGCTCAACCGCAAGGTGGTGGAGTACGCCATGAAAGCCTGCCTCGCCACGCATTGCGAAATCCAGCCGGTGAACCAGTTCGCGCGCAAGAATTATTTTTACCCGGACCTGCCGAAGGGTTACCAGGTGTCGCAGTTCGACCTGCCCATTGGACTCCGCGGCCACCTGACCATCCAGACGCCGGACGGACCGAAACGCATCGGCCTCACACGCATCCACATGGAAGAAGACGCCGGGAAATCCATCCACGGCGAGAACCTGGGCGATCCGGACAAGAGCTATGTCGATTACAACCGCACCGGGGTGCCGTTGATCGAAATCGTGAGCGAGCCGGAACTGCGGAGCGCCGAGGACGCGCGCGAATACCTCGTGGCGCTCAAATCCGTTTTGCAGTACGCGGACGTGAGCGACTGCAACATGGAGGAAGGAAGTTTCCGATGCGACGCCAACGTATCGCTCCGCCCTGTAGGGCAACAGGAATTCGGCACCCGCGTCGAGCTCAAGAACATCAACTCCTTCAAATTCGTACAGAAGGCAATCGAATACGAGGTGGAGCGGCAGACCAAGATCCTTGATCAGGGCGATCAAGTAGTGCAGGAAACGCGGCTGTACGACGCCAACCGGGGCATTACTTTCTCCATGCGCTCCAAAGAAGAAGCGCACGACTACCGCTATTTTCCGGAACCGGACCTCGTTCCCGTCGCATGCGATGAGGATTGGATTGAATCGATTCGGCACGAACTGCCGGAAATGCCGGAGGAAAAACGGCGGCGCTTCGTTGAGCAGTACGGCCTTCCCGAATACGACGCCGGGGTGCTGACCACTTCCCGCGCGCTGGCCGATTACTTCGAAGCGTGCGTCGCGCTGTTCAACCAGCCGAAGCTGGTCAGCAACTGGATCATGGGGGAACTGCTGCGCCTGCTCAACCAGGATGACCGCGACATCGGCGACTGCCCGGTGACCCCGGAAAAACTGGCGACCATGCTGAAGTTGATTGACGCCGGGACCATCAGCGGCAAGATTGCTAAGGCGGTGTTCGAGGAAATGTACCGGACCGGCAAGGAGCCCGCCGCCATCATTGAAGAAAAGGGACTGACGCAGATTTCCGACGAGGGCGCGCTGGGGCAAATCGTGGACGACATCATCGCCAACAGCCCGGAGCAGGTTCAGCAGTTCAAGGACGGCCGGGACAAGGTGCTCGGTTATTTCATCGGACAGGCCATGAAGGCCAGCAAGGGGCAGGCCAATCCCGGCCTGCTCAACAAGTTATTCAAGGAGAAGCTGGGGCAGGCTTGAATCGCCGGGGTTTTGTTTCGCACAGAATTTTTATACTATGGAAAAAATGAAATCTATTCCCCATCGTCTTTTGCCTGTCCTCTCTGGACTCGTTTTGTCCTTGATTCTGGTGCTCGCAGGCACTTCTCCCGGCCAATCCTTAGACAGGCCGGTTGCAGCGTGGTCCACTGACAAGAGGTTCATTGACCACGGCGACGGTACCATCAGCGACACTCGGACGGGCCTCATGTGGGCTAAAGAGGATTCGTATCTCGATACGGGTCGCTGGATGAATTGGCGGGAAGGATTCTCCTACGTGAAGGACCTGAACGACACCACCTTTGCCGGTTACATTGACTGGCGGATGCCGACGCTGGAAGAATTGCGCACGCTGTATGAGCCTGATAAAACCAACAGTTCCCAGGTCGGAAGTGAGATGGTCATCCACGTCGACCCCATTTTTGCAAANNNNNNNNNNNNNNNNNNNNNNNNNNNNNNNNNNNNNNNNNNNNNNNNNNNNNNNNNNNNNNNNNNNNNNNNNNNNNNNNNNNNNNNNNNNNNN
Coding sequences within it:
- the gatB gene encoding Asp-tRNA(Asn)/Glu-tRNA(Gln) amidotransferase subunit GatB encodes the protein MKYETVIGLEVHAQLKTRSKIFCSCSTEFGKEPNENTCPVCLGMPGVLPVLNRKVVEYAMKACLATHCEIQPVNQFARKNYFYPDLPKGYQVSQFDLPIGLRGHLTIQTPDGPKRIGLTRIHMEEDAGKSIHGENLGDPDKSYVDYNRTGVPLIEIVSEPELRSAEDAREYLVALKSVLQYADVSDCNMEEGSFRCDANVSLRPVGQQEFGTRVELKNINSFKFVQKAIEYEVERQTKILDQGDQVVQETRLYDANRGITFSMRSKEEAHDYRYFPEPDLVPVACDEDWIESIRHELPEMPEEKRRRFVEQYGLPEYDAGVLTTSRALADYFEACVALFNQPKLVSNWIMGELLRLLNQDDRDIGDCPVTPEKLATMLKLIDAGTISGKIAKAVFEEMYRTGKEPAAIIEEKGLTQISDEGALGQIVDDIIANSPEQVQQFKDGRDKVLGYFIGQAMKASKGQANPGLLNKLFKEKLGQA
- a CDS encoding Lcl domain-containing protein → MWAKEDSYLDTGRWMNWREGFSYVKDLNDTTFAGYIDWRMPTLEELRTLYEPDKTNSSQVGSEMVIHVDPIFA